One genomic segment of Cystobacter fuscus DSM 2262 includes these proteins:
- a CDS encoding HdeD family acid-resistance protein, with translation MSGLWGGPFVMGLLITLLGIVALGAVVVTSVASVIFFGSMLVVAGVFEIVHAFRVRKTGPFLMFLLGGVLSIVVGAMLLSRPGSGLVAMTLLLAGYFFASGLFRGITSLVDRYAGWGWDFAYGIVSVVLGVSISTQMPASTLWALGLVVGVEILSRGISIMAGALAVRGAMQRLAHP, from the coding sequence ATGTCGGGACTCTGGGGGGGTCCCTTCGTCATGGGTCTGTTGATCACCCTGCTTGGCATCGTGGCGCTGGGCGCGGTGGTGGTCACCAGCGTCGCCTCGGTCATCTTCTTCGGCTCCATGCTGGTGGTGGCGGGGGTCTTCGAAATCGTCCACGCCTTCCGCGTCCGCAAGACGGGCCCCTTCCTGATGTTCCTGCTGGGAGGCGTCCTCTCCATCGTGGTGGGAGCGATGCTCCTCTCACGGCCGGGTTCCGGGCTGGTGGCGATGACACTGCTGCTGGCCGGGTACTTCTTCGCCAGCGGGCTCTTCCGGGGCATCACCTCCCTCGTCGACCGCTACGCGGGGTGGGGCTGGGACTTCGCCTACGGCATCGTGTCCGTAGTGCTGGGCGTCAGCATCTCCACCCAGATGCCCGCTTCCACCCTGTGGGCGTTGGGGCTCGTGGTGGGCGTGGAAATCCTCAGCCGCGGCATCTCCATCATGGCGGGTGCGCTCGCGGTGCGCGGGGCGATGCAACGCCTCGCCCACCCATGA
- a CDS encoding DUF445 family protein, which produces MSSEKFSTQEQQAIGESLKERITDAVRERVVSALEDGLGDEIRERVGEALRCAQAERSPLMQEQPVLLDPENISDAIHKRLSEAIRDRISSGVHERVREVLKDRLGEALRTALVEHWMIAQQGYGQVDPERLAEKVRNRLEDALRERIGSVVRERVREALREQLADALRSAVAERRMGPQGFGQVDPERLADAIRGRLADELHERLAYAVRERVREALKERLADALRSAVAERRMGPQGLGQVDPERLADTIRERIVEGIREKVHTALRERVREALRERLADALRSAMAERRMGPQGNGQLQPERLADALRGRLVDALHERLARNLREQLEEVLRERLTDSLRDVLGGAQQPGMGEPWMGAQPGFGQIDTERIVSAIRERVGEEIRARVAETVGERVGEAVRRELRSSAQHPQA; this is translated from the coding sequence ATGAGCAGCGAAAAGTTCTCAACCCAGGAGCAGCAGGCGATTGGCGAGTCTCTCAAGGAGCGCATCACGGATGCGGTCCGCGAGCGTGTCGTGTCAGCTCTCGAGGATGGTCTCGGTGACGAGATTCGCGAGCGCGTCGGCGAGGCGCTGCGCTGCGCGCAAGCCGAGCGCTCGCCGCTGATGCAGGAACAGCCCGTTCTGCTCGACCCCGAGAACATCTCGGACGCCATCCACAAGCGCCTCTCCGAGGCCATCCGCGATCGCATCAGCTCCGGCGTGCACGAGCGCGTGCGTGAGGTCCTCAAGGATCGGCTGGGGGAGGCCCTGCGCACCGCGCTGGTCGAGCACTGGATGATCGCCCAGCAGGGCTATGGCCAGGTCGACCCCGAGCGCCTCGCGGAGAAGGTCCGCAACCGTCTCGAGGATGCGCTGCGGGAGCGGATCGGCTCCGTCGTACGCGAGCGTGTCCGCGAGGCGCTCCGAGAGCAGTTGGCGGACGCGCTGCGCTCCGCGGTGGCCGAGCGCCGGATGGGGCCGCAGGGCTTCGGCCAGGTCGACCCCGAGCGTCTCGCGGACGCCATCCGCGGACGCCTGGCCGATGAACTCCACGAGCGGCTCGCCTACGCCGTGCGCGAGCGCGTGCGCGAGGCGCTCAAGGAGCGGCTGGCGGACGCGCTGCGCTCCGCGGTGGCCGAGCGCCGGATGGGGCCGCAGGGCCTCGGCCAGGTCGACCCCGAGCGCCTCGCGGACACCATTCGCGAGCGCATCGTGGAGGGGATCCGCGAGAAGGTCCACACCGCCCTGCGCGAGCGCGTCCGTGAAGCGCTCCGGGAGCGGTTGGCGGACGCGCTGCGCTCCGCGATGGCCGAGCGCCGGATGGGGCCGCAGGGCAATGGCCAGCTCCAGCCCGAGCGCCTCGCGGACGCCCTTCGTGGACGCCTGGTCGACGCCCTCCACGAGCGGCTCGCGCGCAACCTCCGCGAGCAGTTGGAAGAGGTGCTCCGGGAGCGGCTGACCGATTCGCTCCGCGACGTGCTGGGCGGGGCTCAGCAACCAGGCATGGGTGAGCCCTGGATGGGCGCCCAGCCCGGCTTCGGTCAGATCGACACCGAGCGCATCGTGAGCGCCATCCGCGAGAGGGTCGGCGAGGAGATCCGCGCGCGCGTGGCGGAGACGGTCGGTGAGCGCGTAGGCGAGGCGGTCCGCCGGGAGCTGAGGAGCAGCGCCCAGCATCCACAGGCCTGA
- a CDS encoding PPC domain-containing protein, giving the protein MKRFARKAFTASWLTLALVGCGPETSAPEEPTDGAGPLAEKGSPLPEQVQALASSCTGPSTLVSGTPVTNISASAGEWSCNYTLSVPSGATKLKFTTTSGSGDGDLYVKFGSEPTLGVYDCIANGSTNYETCDIPTAQAGTYHVKVYGSKAFSGLSLTGSFLASGPAGCTSTTTLSNGVPVNNIGVSGGSWSCIYSFYVPSGSTRVTFVSSGGSGDGDLYVRYGSSPNDTTYDCKSTGYGTDEVCTIDMPRTGVYYARLYGYGTFSGASLTGLYSLTGYPGCTTTSALVNNTPVSNVGAPASTFSCDYTLEVPSGATSLTFSGYGGSGASSHLYVKRGSAPTLSSYDCASTSGTSTCTFTSPQAGTWHVRVYNASSSGTLSGVTLRGTYVTSGGGGNGVLVNNQAVLNLSGATGSFRYWTITVPDGKSYLEVTAEGGSGDADLYVRKDLRPDESNYDCRSLAGGTYERCYEGSPLPGTYYVMLKGYSDYSGVQLKAVYGP; this is encoded by the coding sequence TTGAAGCGTTTTGCACGGAAGGCTTTCACGGCGTCATGGCTCACGTTGGCCCTGGTGGGGTGTGGTCCCGAGACGTCGGCTCCCGAGGAGCCGACGGACGGGGCCGGGCCCCTGGCGGAGAAGGGTTCGCCGCTCCCGGAGCAGGTGCAGGCACTCGCCTCGAGCTGTACGGGACCGAGCACCCTCGTCAGCGGCACCCCGGTGACGAATATCAGTGCCTCGGCGGGCGAGTGGTCCTGCAACTACACCCTGAGTGTTCCGTCGGGGGCCACCAAACTCAAGTTCACCACGACCAGTGGTTCCGGGGATGGGGACCTGTACGTGAAGTTCGGCTCCGAGCCGACCCTGGGCGTGTATGACTGTATCGCCAATGGGAGCACCAACTACGAGACCTGCGACATCCCCACCGCCCAGGCGGGGACCTACCACGTGAAGGTCTATGGCAGTAAGGCGTTCTCCGGGCTCAGCCTGACCGGTTCGTTCCTCGCCAGCGGTCCGGCGGGCTGCACCAGCACGACGACGCTCTCCAACGGCGTCCCGGTGAACAACATCGGCGTGTCGGGGGGAAGCTGGTCGTGCATCTACAGCTTCTATGTCCCGTCGGGGTCGACCCGCGTCACGTTCGTCTCCTCGGGGGGCAGTGGGGACGGGGACCTGTACGTGCGCTACGGCTCCTCGCCGAACGACACCACCTACGACTGCAAGTCGACGGGCTATGGAACGGATGAGGTCTGCACCATCGACATGCCGCGCACGGGCGTCTACTACGCGCGGCTGTATGGCTATGGCACGTTCTCCGGGGCGAGCCTGACGGGCCTGTATTCGCTGACAGGGTATCCCGGCTGCACCACCACGAGCGCGCTCGTCAACAATACGCCCGTGAGCAACGTGGGGGCACCCGCCAGCACCTTCTCCTGCGACTACACGCTCGAGGTCCCCTCGGGGGCGACCAGCCTCACGTTCTCGGGCTACGGGGGCTCTGGAGCAAGCTCGCACCTGTATGTGAAGCGGGGCTCCGCGCCGACGCTGTCCTCGTATGACTGTGCCTCGACGTCGGGCACCTCCACCTGCACCTTCACGTCCCCGCAGGCGGGCACCTGGCATGTGCGGGTCTACAACGCGTCCTCGTCCGGGACGCTCTCGGGGGTGACGTTGCGAGGGACCTATGTCACGAGCGGCGGTGGCGGGAACGGGGTGCTGGTGAACAACCAGGCGGTCCTCAACCTGTCGGGCGCCACGGGCTCGTTCAGGTACTGGACCATCACGGTGCCGGACGGCAAGTCCTACCTGGAGGTGACCGCCGAAGGGGGGTCGGGTGACGCCGACCTGTACGTCCGCAAGGACCTGCGGCCCGACGAGTCCAACTACGACTGTCGTTCCCTGGCCGGCGGGACCTATGAGCGCTGCTACGAAGGCTCCCCCCTTCCTGGCACCTATTACGTGATGCTCAAGGGGTACTCGGACTACTCCGGCGTCCAGTTGAAGGCCGTCTACGGCCCTTGA
- a CDS encoding SDR family NAD(P)-dependent oxidoreductase has translation MSEGRWAIILGASSGTGAAIAHQVARRPGLHVFGMHRGRYPEQAAEVERQVLATGQRMVMMREDAGTPEGAARGADALLAVAGPRSLKLFVHSLASGSVGRLLSNGDERLHPRQLARTFEAMAHSFVYWAQALEERELLAPSARLLGLTNPLTESLLHNCGAITAAKAALEIYVRHLALELGPLGHRVNLLKFGTVMTPAIRHVYAPDVLARLEEAHRQMNPAGRLCTLEEVARFVSSLVGDDTEWFNGATIDFTGGMTLRLLDIILNERR, from the coding sequence ATGAGCGAGGGTCGGTGGGCAATCATCCTGGGCGCGTCATCGGGAACGGGCGCCGCCATCGCCCATCAGGTGGCGCGGCGGCCCGGACTGCATGTCTTCGGAATGCACCGGGGCCGCTATCCCGAGCAAGCCGCGGAGGTGGAGCGCCAGGTGCTCGCCACCGGTCAGCGCATGGTGATGATGAGAGAGGATGCTGGCACCCCGGAGGGCGCGGCACGGGGAGCGGACGCCTTGCTCGCCGTCGCGGGCCCCCGCTCCCTCAAGCTCTTCGTCCATTCGCTCGCCAGCGGCTCCGTGGGGCGCTTGCTCTCCAACGGAGACGAGAGGCTCCATCCCCGCCAACTCGCACGTACTTTCGAGGCCATGGCCCACTCCTTCGTCTACTGGGCCCAGGCCCTCGAGGAGAGGGAGCTCCTCGCCCCCTCGGCCCGCCTGCTGGGCCTGACCAACCCACTCACCGAGTCGCTCCTGCACAACTGCGGTGCCATCACCGCCGCCAAGGCCGCGCTGGAAATCTACGTGCGTCACCTGGCGCTGGAGCTCGGCCCGCTGGGGCATCGGGTGAACCTGCTCAAGTTCGGAACGGTGATGACGCCCGCCATCCGCCACGTCTATGCACCGGACGTACTGGCGCGGCTCGAAGAGGCCCACCGCCAGATGAACCCGGCCGGGAGGTTATGCACCCTGGAGGAAGTGGCCCGCTTCGTCTCCTCTCTCGTGGGAGACGACACGGAGTGGTTCAACGGGGCCACCATCGACTTCACCGGCGGAATGACGCTGCGCCTGCTCGACATCATCCTCAACGAGCGGCGCTGA
- a CDS encoding 3-oxoacyl-ACP synthase III family protein has product MLPVRILGTASVLPERAVTTAELARAVGCEPQAIEQKTGIRTRHWAAPGARMADLGVQALRLALKRAGLAATELRRILFVTSTGGDALVPATANRVAAALGLSGSCDGFDLNNACMGFLSAFDIAARSVVTGLSPVAIVTVEFNSRALAPTEPRPYLVFGDAATAAVLAPAQTPDEGVLAVAFGNDGTLPPDTQIDHPLLTGRPEGFRFHTSPRDMVRAVFDVLDRATSQITERSRVRLDDIEWVLPHQPNGAMLRGIAERYGFESTRLMPVVEDIGSVAAASIPFSLDLLLRTRPVRPGDRVLMLGVGAGVSYGALLYRVGA; this is encoded by the coding sequence ATGTTGCCGGTGCGTATCCTGGGCACGGCCAGTGTGCTCCCTGAGCGTGCGGTGACCACGGCGGAGCTGGCACGGGCCGTGGGATGCGAGCCTCAGGCGATCGAGCAGAAGACTGGAATCCGCACCCGCCATTGGGCCGCACCGGGCGCGAGGATGGCCGACCTGGGAGTCCAGGCCCTTCGCCTGGCCCTGAAGCGCGCGGGGCTGGCCGCCACCGAGCTGCGTCGCATCCTCTTCGTCACCTCGACCGGTGGAGATGCGCTCGTCCCCGCCACCGCGAACCGGGTGGCCGCCGCGCTCGGGCTCTCCGGCTCGTGTGACGGGTTCGATCTCAACAATGCTTGCATGGGATTCCTGTCCGCCTTCGATATCGCCGCGCGCTCGGTGGTGACCGGACTGTCCCCGGTCGCCATCGTCACGGTGGAGTTCAACTCCCGGGCGCTCGCCCCGACTGAACCCCGTCCCTATCTCGTGTTCGGGGATGCGGCCACGGCCGCGGTGCTGGCTCCAGCCCAGACGCCGGACGAGGGCGTGCTCGCGGTGGCGTTCGGCAACGATGGAACCCTGCCCCCCGACACCCAGATCGACCACCCCCTCCTCACCGGGCGCCCAGAGGGGTTCCGGTTCCATACCTCTCCCCGTGACATGGTTCGCGCGGTCTTCGACGTCCTGGACCGGGCCACCTCGCAGATCACGGAGCGTTCGAGAGTCAGGCTCGACGACATCGAGTGGGTGCTGCCCCACCAACCCAATGGGGCGATGCTCCGAGGCATCGCCGAGCGGTACGGTTTCGAGTCCACCCGGCTCATGCCCGTGGTGGAGGACATTGGCAGCGTGGCGGCGGCCTCCATCCCCTTCAGTCTGGATCTGCTCCTGCGCACCCGCCCGGTGCGCCCAGGAGACCGCGTGCTGATGCTCGGCGTGGGAGCGGGAGTGTCCTATGGCGCCCTCTTGTACCGGGTAGGCGCATGA
- a CDS encoding lysophospholipid acyltransferase family protein → MRRASNLPQAAWLAAFGLLRHYHRYQLIGLETLLEPGARLIVAYHGRPLAFDQCMLTVVLHEQLGYLPHGIIHGAIDQNPVSRWFRECLGFLTRDEPELEAAVARGEHILVQPGGTREGCRSFRHRYRVDWGERVGYLRLAIKYGLPIVPVAGYGMDDAFIGLNDGYELGHRLGAPWGLPIWLGLGATGLWPFSLPLPVRMTQWVGQPIHRHLGGRIAPDDRASLLDLHREVRAEVQSLLDRARGLGGNT, encoded by the coding sequence ATGAGGCGCGCCAGCAACCTTCCCCAGGCCGCCTGGCTGGCAGCCTTCGGACTGCTGCGTCACTATCACCGCTACCAGCTCATTGGTCTGGAGACACTGCTCGAGCCAGGAGCACGGCTCATCGTCGCCTACCATGGTCGGCCCCTCGCCTTCGATCAATGCATGCTCACGGTCGTCCTGCACGAGCAACTGGGCTACCTCCCCCACGGCATCATCCACGGGGCCATCGACCAGAATCCAGTGTCGCGCTGGTTCAGGGAGTGCCTCGGCTTCCTGACGCGGGATGAGCCGGAGTTGGAAGCAGCGGTGGCGCGCGGCGAACACATCCTCGTCCAGCCAGGAGGCACGCGCGAGGGCTGCCGGAGCTTCCGTCACCGCTACCGGGTGGACTGGGGCGAGCGGGTGGGCTACCTGCGCCTGGCCATCAAATATGGCCTCCCCATCGTCCCCGTTGCCGGGTACGGCATGGATGACGCCTTCATCGGGCTCAATGATGGGTACGAACTCGGCCATCGCCTCGGTGCGCCCTGGGGGTTGCCCATCTGGTTGGGCTTGGGTGCCACCGGGCTCTGGCCCTTCTCCCTCCCCTTGCCCGTGAGGATGACGCAGTGGGTGGGCCAACCCATCCACCGACACCTGGGGGGACGGATCGCTCCTGATGACCGGGCATCGTTGCTGGACCTGCACCGGGAGGTCCGCGCCGAGGTCCAGTCGCTGTTGGACCGTGCGCGGGGTCTGGGAGGAAACACATGA
- a CDS encoding ester cyclase gives MNAQQARELYERYLTRLYVQRDVESMTDFFSPDVVAQPLPAGVPAGVPGLKLMARVWLESFSDIQFTIHSFLYDQGMVAVRLLVTGVHTGSFMGIAPTGRRVEITDHPHFRLHDGKVVEIWDQLDMMSLLQQLGALPSAVQAA, from the coding sequence ATGAACGCCCAGCAGGCCCGGGAACTCTACGAGCGGTACCTGACTCGCCTCTATGTCCAGCGCGATGTCGAGAGCATGACGGACTTCTTCTCTCCCGACGTCGTGGCGCAACCCCTGCCCGCTGGCGTCCCGGCGGGCGTGCCGGGATTGAAGCTCATGGCGCGCGTGTGGTTGGAGTCCTTCTCGGACATTCAATTCACCATCCATTCCTTCCTGTATGATCAGGGCATGGTGGCCGTGCGCCTGCTGGTGACGGGCGTGCACACCGGCAGCTTCATGGGCATCGCCCCCACCGGGCGGCGCGTGGAGATCACCGACCATCCCCACTTCCGGCTGCACGACGGCAAGGTGGTCGAAATCTGGGATCAGCTGGACATGATGTCCCTGCTGCAGCAACTCGGCGCGCTTCCCTCCGCCGTACAGGCGGCCTGA
- a CDS encoding serine/threonine-protein kinase translates to MDLPNLPEVGRRYLPLLLLGRGGFGTVYLARDRLDGLVAIKQLHSGRYSSGVNELLERSGLLLKGRGYKSALELAHEFEILASLRHPNIISVLDHGVDGQQRPYLVLEFLDGAQTLTEAGWERPRSEHVSLLFQVLQALVYLHRRGIIHRDLKPANVLVVDGHVKLLDFGLAISLEQQLRAICSGTRGYLSPEVLQGEPPSVRSDLYSVGVMAYELLVGRPPYALRSPRLSHQPDSQVDSLESDLAWFVSRRSTPGIEESEALVSREPVEIPETVEPGLARFLRGLLAPEPKDRFPNAEAAIASLCEATGHPPPAETVATRESFLQGARFVGREHEMERLILALDQVEAKKQGSAWLIAGESGVGKSRLLAEFRILAMVRSTVVLRGQAITSGGGAYHPWREVLRRLILLTGLEAREAAIFRPLVPDIGELLQRDIPELESLGPDAAHVRLMSTVVEVFLRVPRPTVIILEDLQWADSATLSLLERLAGSVSKAQLLLLGSYRDDECPRLPQRVPLLQVMKLPRLEPAEIAALSESMMGAGGREPRVLSLLEHETEGNPFFLVEVIRALAEQSGRLDRIGREPLPDKAFVGGMRSIVQRRLEKVSPEASRLLRLAAILGREIHEELLRVAEPSLDVRSWLGECSDAVVLEVAGNRWRFAHDKLREGLLDSLAPEVTRALHQKAAEAIESVYPDVGAWMAALAYHWGQVGDEAREEHYSEKAGDQAMAVYACSVAIPYFKRSLAIAESRSEGARRLGLLEARLAETYYLAGNMPECRAHAERALACLGWAVPRGRWGWRLGVARQMLERFLQSVVPRAFVETSPEARECRLEAGRLLVRLSEVLFYLQDATRLFWSSLRLINVLEPGGPSQCLARGYIVMATRLSSLPELRPVVESWCARAVDMAERVGTPADLTYTLVRCAVCGIGYARWKDVEGWSERARRIADAGRDFRQSEESRVVMTLSLQYQGRYWRAIEVADQMEQSARQRGAEQTRHWGPMCRAGSLVRLGRVEQAIGELQEELPWFEAHAGASETVIIQGALALALLRQGQEERALEVAGRGLALLRGMKPVAYWLFTGVTQVAEVYLTVWEQHQAVERPGVQSPVREAREACKALRAFGRAFAFGAPFSLLFDGLEAWLSGRARAARRNWRRCIERSRALEMPYEEGRAWLELGRHLALGEPGRRTQLLRAREFFAELGAVDDLLRVEAELARKGT, encoded by the coding sequence TTGGATCTTCCAAACCTTCCCGAGGTGGGCAGGCGCTATCTGCCCCTGCTGCTCCTGGGTCGCGGTGGGTTCGGAACGGTCTACCTCGCGAGGGATCGGCTCGATGGTCTGGTGGCCATCAAGCAGCTTCACTCGGGCCGCTACAGTTCCGGCGTGAATGAACTCCTCGAGCGCAGCGGGCTCCTTCTCAAGGGGAGGGGCTACAAATCGGCCCTGGAGTTGGCACACGAGTTCGAGATCCTCGCCTCGCTGCGTCACCCGAACATCATCAGCGTGCTCGACCATGGAGTCGATGGGCAGCAGCGGCCCTACCTGGTGCTCGAGTTCCTCGATGGTGCACAGACGCTGACCGAGGCAGGGTGGGAGCGACCCCGGTCCGAGCACGTGTCGCTGCTGTTCCAAGTACTCCAGGCGCTCGTTTATCTGCATCGGCGCGGAATCATTCACCGTGACCTCAAGCCGGCCAATGTCCTGGTGGTGGATGGGCACGTCAAGCTGCTCGACTTCGGATTGGCGATCAGCCTGGAACAACAGCTCCGCGCCATCTGCTCGGGCACGCGGGGCTATCTCTCTCCAGAGGTGCTTCAAGGCGAGCCTCCCTCCGTCAGATCCGATCTCTATTCGGTGGGTGTGATGGCCTATGAACTCCTCGTGGGAAGGCCTCCGTATGCGCTGCGCTCTCCCCGCCTCTCCCACCAGCCGGACAGCCAGGTGGACAGTCTGGAGTCGGATCTCGCCTGGTTCGTCAGCAGGAGGTCCACCCCTGGCATCGAGGAGTCCGAGGCCTTGGTGTCTCGTGAGCCCGTGGAGATCCCTGAAACGGTCGAGCCTGGGCTCGCCCGATTTCTTCGAGGGCTGCTTGCCCCGGAGCCCAAGGATCGGTTCCCGAATGCCGAGGCGGCGATCGCCTCGCTTTGCGAGGCAACGGGCCATCCCCCGCCGGCCGAGACCGTGGCGACCCGCGAGAGCTTCTTGCAGGGGGCCCGTTTCGTCGGGCGGGAGCATGAAATGGAGCGGTTGATCCTCGCGCTCGACCAGGTGGAGGCGAAGAAGCAGGGAAGTGCCTGGTTGATCGCGGGTGAGAGTGGCGTGGGCAAGTCGCGCCTGTTGGCCGAGTTCCGCATCCTGGCGATGGTCCGGAGCACGGTGGTGTTACGGGGGCAAGCCATTACCAGTGGTGGCGGCGCCTACCATCCCTGGCGAGAGGTGCTCCGTCGGCTGATCCTCCTCACCGGGTTGGAAGCCCGGGAGGCCGCCATCTTCAGGCCACTCGTGCCCGACATCGGAGAGCTGCTCCAGCGAGACATTCCCGAGCTTGAATCGCTGGGCCCGGACGCCGCCCACGTGCGCCTGATGTCCACCGTGGTGGAGGTCTTCCTCCGGGTGCCACGGCCCACGGTGATCATCCTGGAGGATCTGCAGTGGGCGGATAGTGCCACCCTGTCCCTACTGGAGCGGCTCGCCGGAAGCGTCTCGAAGGCACAGTTGCTGCTGTTGGGCAGTTACCGGGACGATGAGTGCCCCAGGTTGCCCCAGCGGGTGCCCTTGCTCCAGGTGATGAAACTGCCACGGCTCGAACCCGCGGAGATCGCCGCGCTGAGCGAATCAATGATGGGGGCGGGCGGCCGGGAGCCGCGCGTGCTCTCACTGCTCGAGCATGAGACGGAGGGCAATCCCTTCTTCCTCGTCGAGGTGATCCGCGCCCTGGCGGAGCAGAGCGGGCGGTTGGATCGAATTGGCCGGGAGCCCCTGCCCGACAAGGCTTTTGTCGGTGGGATGAGGTCCATCGTCCAGCGCAGGCTCGAGAAGGTCTCGCCGGAGGCAAGCCGGTTGCTGCGGCTCGCGGCGATTCTCGGGCGGGAAATCCATGAAGAGCTGTTGCGCGTGGCCGAGCCCTCGCTGGATGTGCGGAGTTGGCTGGGAGAGTGCTCGGACGCCGTGGTGCTCGAGGTGGCCGGCAATCGCTGGCGCTTCGCCCATGACAAGCTGCGCGAGGGCTTGCTGGACAGTCTGGCCCCGGAGGTGACCCGCGCGCTGCACCAGAAGGCGGCGGAGGCCATCGAGTCGGTGTATCCGGACGTGGGGGCGTGGATGGCGGCGCTCGCCTACCACTGGGGACAGGTGGGGGATGAGGCCCGGGAGGAGCATTACTCCGAGAAGGCGGGCGACCAGGCCATGGCCGTCTATGCCTGCAGCGTGGCCATTCCGTACTTCAAGCGGTCCCTGGCCATCGCCGAGTCCAGGTCGGAAGGCGCCCGGCGGCTGGGACTGCTCGAGGCGCGGCTGGCCGAGACCTACTACCTCGCGGGGAACATGCCGGAATGCCGCGCCCATGCCGAACGGGCCCTGGCATGTCTCGGCTGGGCAGTCCCTCGCGGCCGGTGGGGCTGGCGTCTAGGGGTCGCGCGCCAGATGCTCGAGCGGTTCCTGCAATCCGTCGTGCCCCGGGCCTTCGTGGAGACGTCGCCAGAGGCGCGGGAGTGCCGTCTGGAGGCCGGGCGGCTGTTGGTCCGGTTGAGTGAGGTTCTCTTCTACCTCCAGGACGCCACCCGGCTCTTCTGGTCGAGCCTGCGGTTGATCAACGTGTTGGAGCCTGGCGGACCCTCGCAGTGCCTGGCGCGTGGCTACATCGTCATGGCGACGAGGTTGAGCAGCCTCCCCGAGCTGCGTCCAGTGGTCGAGTCCTGGTGCGCGCGCGCCGTGGACATGGCGGAGCGCGTGGGGACTCCCGCGGACCTCACGTATACGTTGGTGCGTTGTGCCGTCTGCGGTATCGGCTATGCCCGGTGGAAGGACGTGGAGGGCTGGTCGGAGCGTGCCCGGAGGATCGCCGATGCCGGCCGGGACTTCCGGCAATCGGAGGAGAGCCGTGTCGTGATGACGCTCTCGTTGCAATACCAGGGGCGCTACTGGCGAGCCATCGAAGTGGCGGACCAGATGGAGCAGAGCGCGCGTCAGCGGGGCGCCGAGCAGACGAGGCACTGGGGGCCGATGTGCCGGGCGGGTTCGCTGGTGCGCCTGGGTCGTGTGGAGCAGGCCATTGGCGAGCTGCAGGAGGAGCTTCCCTGGTTCGAGGCCCACGCGGGCGCCTCGGAGACGGTCATCATCCAGGGGGCACTGGCCCTGGCTTTGCTGAGGCAGGGACAGGAGGAGCGGGCGCTCGAGGTGGCGGGCAGGGGGCTGGCATTGCTGCGAGGAATGAAGCCGGTCGCGTACTGGCTATTCACGGGAGTGACCCAGGTCGCCGAGGTGTATCTGACGGTCTGGGAGCAGCACCAAGCGGTGGAACGTCCCGGCGTGCAGTCGCCGGTCCGCGAGGCGCGTGAGGCCTGCAAGGCCCTGAGGGCGTTCGGCCGAGCCTTCGCCTTTGGAGCGCCGTTCTCCTTGCTATTCGACGGGCTCGAGGCCTGGCTGTCCGGGCGGGCCAGGGCCGCTCGCCGGAACTGGCGGCGTTGTATCGAGCGCTCCAGGGCATTGGAGATGCCCTATGAGGAGGGCCGTGCGTGGCTCGAGTTGGGGCGCCATCTGGCCCTGGGAGAGCCCGGCCGGCGCACCCAACTGTTGCGCGCGCGGGAGTTCTTCGCGGAGCTTGGCGCGGTCGACGACCTGCTGCGTGTCGAGGCGGAACTGGCCCGGAAGGGAACGTGA